In the genome of Arthrobacter sp. PAMC25284, the window AGGACCCCAAGGCTCTCAAGGCTCCGTTCGACGTCGGCCCGACTCCAGCCCGAGGGAAGGGGACTCCCGGACACGGACAGTTCCACTTCGCAGTCACGCTGGAAATCCGCAGTCATGACCTCCAGCAGAGACCGGGCGTCGGCGCCCGCCTCTCCGGTCCTGGCAATAGTGATCGGCAGACCAGTCGCCTTGACGGCGCGGACAAATTCCGCAGCCGGCCGGGCGTGCAGGCCGATGGGTGAGCGGACGACTGATTTCCGCACTGGCATGTGTGCTCCTCTGTTCCTGGAGTGTTTCGGGTAATTCAGTGGCTGCTTCCTCAGGAAAAGAGCCTCTCCAAGGCTAGCCGTGGGGACATCGTGGAGCGATCTGCCACGCCATATTGGTCTAGACCTGTGCCGTGGATGTCTTATCCTTGACCTATGACTGGATACCGTGGGCCATACTGTGTCTTCACGTAACACTGCCCTCATGGCAGGCGAGATTGACCGGAAGAGCGGCACCGCGATCTATATCCAGCTCCGGGAGATACTCCGGGCCCATATAGTGAAGTCATGTCCTCCGGGTGCCGCGCTTCCCTCGG includes:
- a CDS encoding HPr family phosphocarrier protein — protein: MPVRKSVVRSPIGLHARPAAEFVRAVKATGLPITIARTGEAGADARSLLEVMTADFQRDCEVELSVSGSPLPSGWSRADVERSLESLGVLLETTQAPRARR